A section of the Paenibacillus aurantius genome encodes:
- a CDS encoding helix-turn-helix domain-containing protein, with product MNVRGGGWEENVMQRLLNRNRTFTRLILFNCSLVILITVIPALVYYRYFSTSYEEQTRKLNRQAVAQLRESFDERFLKEIIRIPNQNLSGMESNDVLTYPLTNPIDRDVVRTLQVSNRVEEIRSSLPFVDTITIYYRLNQMMFQNFRACHMETTDCLTGPMKDWFQSFDRSDRNVEWAVLPNGRPEDAGGGRILLYARSIPYFSTENSKLGIIAVSLKENAFLSLLEDYKFSPDTVCLIVDGSGRLVTSTDREAPTLGGRGGVLETLASLGPKEEGMFSAEVGGRASVVSYSPSQYNDWRYVSIASVQDYYKQSHDFRNLLIVIAGGLLLVNLGMGILITQRAHKPIGTLFHHFTDQIDDLRRKIDKNKPMIRHNFILRLLTGQEISEMELWENQSLLDVPLDGAVCFSFLLEIPEGTNGHQQEMLLFYDLIEALEREDGGPGRIYAIKLEGNRLAGIALGGSPEDVERILVSIEETIQMCHSGDYALAAGNPYETGPEGMARSYSEAGEAVKYRFLERGRLLRFEELGLSRLKDSGSSSSAFPDLEASLRTGDEERLQTQLTGVIEEVRTGGYTVDYSKSILLDLLLHFRRCLKTAGFQPPELFGYDIRRHFSRIGTITEFEQWIAGLAGEAVRQLGERRPKADKALELKITRFIEDNLYNELSLETVAEHVRISPNYLSRLFKGMLGMTFLEYVTDKKLRRAAELLLHEKMTVQDVSAKLGYQSTHYFIRIFKERYGLTPKQFQKLNAGKELGSGGF from the coding sequence ATGAATGTACGGGGAGGGGGATGGGAAGAAAACGTGATGCAGCGGCTCTTGAACCGGAACCGGACCTTCACGAGGCTCATTCTGTTTAACTGCAGCCTGGTGATTCTTATTACGGTCATTCCCGCCCTGGTGTATTACCGGTATTTCAGCACGAGCTACGAGGAGCAGACCCGCAAGCTGAACCGCCAGGCGGTGGCCCAGTTAAGAGAATCCTTCGATGAACGCTTTCTGAAGGAGATCATCCGGATTCCCAATCAGAATTTGTCGGGGATGGAGAGCAACGATGTGCTGACCTATCCGCTTACCAACCCTATCGATCGTGACGTTGTACGGACTCTCCAGGTGTCTAACCGGGTGGAGGAAATCCGGAGCAGCCTGCCCTTTGTGGATACGATAACGATCTACTATCGCCTCAATCAGATGATGTTTCAGAATTTCCGTGCCTGTCATATGGAGACCACCGATTGTTTGACCGGCCCTATGAAAGACTGGTTCCAGAGCTTCGACCGCTCGGACCGGAACGTCGAATGGGCGGTCCTTCCGAACGGCCGGCCCGAGGATGCCGGCGGCGGCCGAATCCTCCTGTATGCCCGCAGCATTCCTTACTTTTCGACGGAGAACAGCAAGCTCGGCATCATAGCCGTAAGCCTTAAGGAGAATGCTTTCCTAAGCCTGCTGGAGGATTATAAATTTTCCCCGGACACGGTCTGCCTGATTGTGGACGGATCCGGCCGGCTGGTGACCTCGACGGACCGGGAGGCTCCCACCCTCGGTGGCCGGGGCGGTGTGCTGGAAACACTGGCCAGCCTTGGGCCGAAGGAAGAAGGGATGTTCTCCGCGGAAGTGGGCGGCCGGGCGAGCGTCGTTTCCTACTCTCCCTCCCAATACAACGACTGGCGCTATGTGTCCATCGCGTCGGTCCAGGATTATTACAAGCAGTCTCACGATTTCCGCAATCTTCTCATCGTCATAGCCGGGGGCCTGCTGCTGGTCAACCTGGGCATGGGGATCCTCATTACCCAAAGGGCGCACAAGCCGATCGGCACGCTGTTTCATCACTTTACGGATCAGATCGATGATCTGCGCCGCAAGATCGACAAAAACAAGCCGATGATCCGCCACAATTTTATCCTTCGCCTGCTGACGGGACAGGAGATTTCGGAGATGGAGCTGTGGGAGAACCAGAGCCTTTTGGACGTACCTCTCGACGGAGCGGTTTGCTTCAGCTTTCTCCTGGAAATCCCGGAAGGCACGAACGGTCATCAGCAGGAAATGCTGCTGTTCTACGACCTGATTGAAGCATTGGAAAGAGAAGACGGAGGGCCTGGCCGGATTTATGCCATCAAGCTGGAAGGGAACCGGCTGGCCGGAATCGCGCTGGGCGGCAGCCCGGAGGACGTAGAACGAATCCTGGTCTCCATCGAAGAAACGATCCAAATGTGCCATTCGGGCGACTATGCGCTGGCCGCCGGGAATCCATACGAAACCGGCCCGGAAGGCATGGCCCGGTCGTATTCAGAAGCGGGGGAAGCCGTGAAATACCGCTTCCTGGAGAGGGGCCGGCTGCTCCGGTTCGAGGAGCTGGGTCTTTCCCGGCTCAAGGACTCGGGCAGCTCCTCCTCCGCTTTTCCTGATCTTGAGGCAAGCCTGCGGACGGGGGACGAGGAGCGCCTGCAGACGCAGCTTACCGGCGTTATAGAGGAAGTACGCACAGGCGGGTATACCGTCGATTATTCCAAAAGCATCCTGCTCGACCTTCTGCTCCATTTCCGCCGCTGCCTGAAGACCGCCGGCTTCCAGCCGCCGGAGCTGTTCGGCTATGACATCCGGCGTCACTTCTCCCGGATCGGGACGATCACCGAGTTCGAGCAGTGGATCGCCGGGCTTGCGGGCGAGGCCGTCCGCCAGCTGGGGGAGAGAAGGCCGAAGGCCGACAAAGCCCTCGAGCTCAAAATCACCCGGTTCATCGAGGACAACCTGTACAACGAGCTTTCGCTCGAAACGGTGGCGGAGCATGTCCGCATCAGCCCCAATTATTTAAGCCGGCTGTTCAAGGGAATGCTCGGCATGACCTTTCTTGAGTATGTCACCGACAAAAAGCTTCGACGCGCCGCGGAGCTTCTCCTCCACGAGAAAATGACCGTTCAGGACGTATCGGCCAAGCTCGGCTACCAGTCGACCCATTATTTCATTCGCATTTTCAAGGAGAGGTACGGGCTGACCCCGAAGCAGTTCCAGAAGCTGAATGCAGGGAAGGAGCTGGGTAGCGGGGGCTTTTAA
- a CDS encoding nitrilase-related carbon-nitrogen hydrolase, translated as MKVATSQYRVKSITCFEDFAGHVRWHVEQAAAQGAELLLLPEFFTAELLTLNKNLGKHPDFPALFEQYGKAHTEDIQACCRELGMEFGMILAGGTHFTFDPEDGRYYNTCFVFAPDGRMYQQSKVHPSYELVYNKEMTSPAKDLGTFDINGIRLGASICYDCSFPEVSRILGMLGADIILAPTCTLDAWGSERSVLFSKARATENQVYVINSQLIGFLPFPPHLPYGFAFTGISGIYAPIHPMVGHSDGIVRQGEPNVEMVVTADIDLDYLREVRLKGHNQNRKDMRPDFYKRFEVTA; from the coding sequence ATGAAGGTGGCAACGAGTCAATACCGCGTTAAATCGATTACTTGCTTTGAGGATTTCGCCGGCCATGTGAGGTGGCATGTCGAGCAGGCGGCTGCCCAAGGCGCGGAGCTTCTGCTTCTGCCCGAATTCTTCACCGCCGAGCTGTTGACGTTGAATAAAAATCTGGGGAAACATCCTGATTTCCCCGCCCTGTTTGAACAATACGGAAAAGCCCATACCGAGGACATCCAGGCATGCTGCCGGGAATTGGGGATGGAATTCGGGATGATCCTGGCCGGCGGGACTCATTTTACCTTCGATCCGGAGGACGGCCGTTATTACAACACCTGCTTCGTCTTCGCGCCGGACGGCCGCATGTACCAGCAGAGCAAAGTGCATCCATCTTACGAACTGGTGTACAATAAGGAGATGACTTCCCCGGCTAAAGACCTGGGAACCTTCGATATTAACGGAATTCGTCTCGGCGCCTCGATCTGCTATGACTGTTCCTTTCCGGAAGTCTCACGCATTCTCGGCATGCTGGGAGCGGATATCATCCTGGCGCCAACCTGTACGCTGGATGCGTGGGGCTCCGAACGCAGCGTGCTGTTCTCCAAGGCCCGTGCTACGGAAAACCAGGTGTATGTGATCAACAGCCAGCTGATCGGGTTCCTGCCTTTTCCGCCCCACCTTCCCTACGGGTTTGCCTTTACGGGAATCAGCGGGATCTACGCCCCCATCCATCCGATGGTCGGGCATTCGGACGGAATCGTCCGGCAGGGAGAACCCAATGTGGAAATGGTCGTGACCGCGGATATCGACCTCGATTATTTGCGTGAGGTGCGCCTGAAGGGGCATAACCAGAACCGTAAGGACATGCGTCCCGATTTCTATAAGCGGTTCGAGGTGACCGCCTGA
- a CDS encoding ankyrin repeat domain-containing protein, with protein MIEELFKAAQSGDITRLKELLAEKPELANTENADGLTPLGYAAHFGQAAAVKLLLEAGAEVNAVSHSKIAYIPSNTALHAAIAGERDLGVIRLLLAGGASASIPDSDGHTALHTAAYHADSVDIIRLLLEHGADIQAEAGGATALALAKSRGNDQVAELLERHANRAS; from the coding sequence ATGATCGAAGAACTGTTCAAGGCGGCCCAATCGGGGGATATCACGAGGCTGAAGGAGCTGCTGGCCGAAAAGCCGGAGCTCGCCAACACGGAGAATGCGGACGGGCTGACGCCGCTCGGCTATGCAGCGCATTTCGGACAGGCCGCCGCCGTGAAGCTTCTACTGGAGGCGGGCGCGGAGGTGAACGCGGTCTCTCACTCGAAGATAGCCTACATTCCGTCGAACACGGCGCTGCATGCCGCGATTGCCGGAGAACGCGACCTCGGGGTAATCCGGCTGCTGCTGGCGGGAGGGGCTTCCGCTTCCATCCCGGACAGCGACGGGCATACGGCCCTGCATACGGCCGCCTATCATGCCGACAGCGTGGACATCATCCGGCTGCTGCTCGAGCACGGGGCCGACATTCAGGCGGAGGCCGGTGGAGCAACGGCTCTTGCCCTAGCGAAGAGCAGGGGAAACGATCAAGTGGCCGAGCTGCTGGAGCGGCACGCGAACCGGGCTTCTTAG
- a CDS encoding substrate-binding periplasmic protein, with protein sequence MKKWMLLLFVALSVLVSACGNSKTAPAAADGAASSPPDASAQTTLDQIKKRGKLIIGTSGNYRPLTYMDEQGKLTGFDIDWGNALAKELGVTAEFVPGNVSGLLAGLNAGKFDIVMSGLLMTEERKKAIDFSSVYYKDGVVALAKKDNKAVTGITHLQGLTVGVIGGAAQHSDLLEIGGYKELKEYPGNAEGFADLKNGRIQLYALGKIAANDFIKNDKDGSQYAAVGDMYKLRDAGIGIRKNDSALKKAIDDIIEKKQKDGSYNELAVKWFGFAVPN encoded by the coding sequence TATCGGTACTGGTATCGGCCTGTGGAAATTCCAAAACCGCTCCGGCGGCTGCGGACGGCGCTGCCTCCTCCCCGCCCGATGCTTCGGCGCAAACCACTCTGGATCAAATCAAGAAGCGCGGCAAGCTGATCATCGGAACGAGCGGCAATTACCGGCCCCTTACTTATATGGATGAGCAGGGCAAGCTGACCGGATTCGATATCGATTGGGGCAATGCCTTAGCCAAGGAATTGGGCGTGACCGCGGAGTTCGTCCCGGGCAATGTTTCCGGTCTGCTGGCCGGTCTCAATGCCGGCAAGTTCGATATCGTCATGTCGGGGCTGCTGATGACGGAAGAACGCAAGAAGGCCATCGATTTCTCCTCCGTTTATTACAAGGACGGCGTGGTGGCCCTCGCCAAGAAGGACAACAAGGCCGTAACGGGCATCACTCATCTGCAGGGCTTGACCGTTGGCGTCATCGGCGGGGCGGCCCAGCATTCCGATCTTCTGGAGATCGGCGGCTACAAAGAGCTGAAGGAATACCCCGGCAATGCGGAGGGCTTCGCCGATCTGAAGAACGGACGGATTCAGCTCTATGCCCTCGGCAAAATCGCGGCGAATGATTTTATCAAGAACGACAAAGACGGCAGCCAGTACGCAGCGGTCGGGGACATGTACAAGCTGCGCGACGCCGGGATCGGCATCCGCAAGAACGATTCTGCGCTGAAGAAAGCGATCGACGACATCATTGAGAAGAAACAGAAGGACGGCTCCTATAACGAGCTGGCCGTCAAATGGTTTGGCTTTGCGGTTCCTAACTAA
- a CDS encoding amino acid ABC transporter permease: protein MDWSLITNYMPLYLKGALVTFQIALLSIVCATVLGYLIALMRLSPSKILQSLAFVYVWVFRGTPLLLVLFFFYYAAPFGLKLSAFSAGLLAMSLNSAAFKSEILRAGLLSVPKGQLEAAEAIGMSPIKKMIRVTIPQAVRLTIPPYINNCVILLKESAQVSIVTVPDLMLAAQRAYNSTYSPMETLGVAGVLYLTMSSALMLLQYFSEKKLRISTR, encoded by the coding sequence ATGGACTGGAGTCTTATCACCAACTATATGCCCCTTTATCTTAAAGGCGCTCTCGTCACGTTCCAGATCGCCCTATTGAGTATTGTGTGCGCGACGGTATTGGGGTATTTGATCGCCCTTATGAGGCTGTCCCCCAGCAAAATCCTTCAAAGCCTCGCTTTCGTGTATGTTTGGGTTTTTCGCGGGACGCCGTTGTTACTGGTTCTGTTCTTCTTCTACTACGCAGCCCCCTTTGGGCTGAAGCTAAGCGCCTTTAGCGCAGGCCTCCTGGCCATGTCGCTCAACTCCGCCGCCTTTAAGTCGGAAATCCTCCGGGCGGGCCTGCTCTCCGTTCCCAAAGGGCAGCTCGAAGCGGCGGAAGCGATCGGCATGTCCCCCATCAAGAAAATGATTCGGGTTACGATTCCTCAGGCGGTTCGCTTAACCATTCCGCCCTATATCAACAACTGCGTTATTCTGCTTAAGGAGTCCGCCCAGGTCTCGATTGTGACCGTTCCGGACCTGATGCTGGCCGCCCAGAGGGCGTACAACAGCACCTACAGCCCCATGGAGACCTTGGGGGTGGCGGGCGTTCTGTACTTGACCATGAGCAGCGCCCTTATGCTCCTCCAGTACTTCAGTGAGAAGAAGCTTCGCATTTCCACCAGATAG
- a CDS encoding sulfite exporter TauE/SafE family protein codes for MAMTVLLTMLVMGLILGFAGTGGSGFIIALLITVFHVPVHAALGTSVAAMVFTMLSGTVSHLREKNVSLRAGAAVGLFGAAGAYAGTFAARLIPADALVVWTASMLFLSGVLIWVRTKMPASAETNHELPAGSRFWVLAAIAGLITGGLSGMFGIGSTPFIQLALMILFRMPLRLAVGTTMMVILPIAFFGGIGYFQAGYIDAALLVQVVAGTMIGSYIGAKFTGRAPRALLRAAMIGTPIAGGLIMLLR; via the coding sequence ATGGCGATGACTGTATTGTTGACGATGCTGGTGATGGGCCTCATCCTGGGCTTTGCCGGAACCGGCGGCTCCGGTTTTATTATTGCGCTGCTAATTACGGTCTTTCATGTGCCGGTGCACGCGGCGCTCGGAACTTCGGTGGCCGCCATGGTGTTCACGATGCTTTCGGGCACCGTCAGCCACCTTCGCGAGAAGAACGTCAGCCTTCGCGCCGGAGCAGCCGTCGGCCTGTTCGGTGCCGCCGGGGCCTACGCCGGTACCTTCGCCGCGCGGCTCATACCCGCCGACGCCCTGGTGGTCTGGACGGCCTCCATGCTGTTCCTTTCCGGGGTGCTCATCTGGGTGCGGACGAAAATGCCGGCATCAGCCGAAACGAACCACGAGCTGCCGGCCGGCTCCCGCTTCTGGGTCCTGGCGGCCATTGCCGGCCTGATCACCGGGGGATTATCCGGCATGTTCGGCATCGGCTCGACACCGTTTATCCAGCTGGCGCTCATGATCCTCTTCCGGATGCCGCTCCGGCTCGCCGTCGGCACGACGATGATGGTAATCCTGCCCATCGCCTTTTTCGGGGGGATCGGCTATTTCCAGGCCGGCTACATAGATGCGGCTCTGCTCGTGCAGGTGGTGGCCGGGACGATGATCGGCTCCTACATCGGAGCCAAGTTTACCGGACGAGCCCCCCGCGCCCTGCTGCGGGCCGCGATGATCGGAACCCCGATTGCCGGCGGGCTGATTATGCTTCTGAGATAA
- a CDS encoding type 2 periplasmic-binding domain-containing protein, with translation MMKSITSRSVTISGVLAVSLLAGCQSGKEPGSEGASVAPTGGGKQEPVALEWLGYDSYGQPDPASPVIKMVEDKFNAKFKFWYVDPNKWDDNVNVRLGAGEMPDVIKVRTQKNLVNYIDQGVLAPISRDLIDKFAPTYAKYLDTTYPETWDYVKSGGKLYGIPATTTPYSTLVVWREEWLKNVGITKVPETLAEFEDALYKFRNNDPDKNGKKDTYGLSDFGIPAIMGAFGFPPIDDFSQAAKANPTRAVGLTLKDGKIVFASIQPEMKEALALLQKWYKDGIIDPEFITSENTTGYWANSQAFFNNRIGLTGKTQPAHWRNELNPDNPGDKGGVVWQDFKKAQPNGNIVFGKPPVGPKGLSGTPQWSSYNGAIGITTKAAKDPRKVETVLKMMEAAATDYEYYMNVRYGMKGEGWKEENGKFIDLSGGLSAGDSQQKGRNVLHVQVNYDPFMKKKDPFTFSFGDKVAGFKGYMNMFLPYTDEYDKYAATLGKMTVETYFKIITGEQGVEAFDEYVKKFKESGGDKVEKALNEAYQKTQGK, from the coding sequence ATGATGAAGAGCATAACCAGCAGGAGCGTGACCATAAGCGGGGTACTGGCGGTGTCGCTGCTGGCCGGCTGCCAATCGGGCAAGGAGCCCGGATCGGAGGGAGCGTCGGTTGCGCCGACCGGAGGAGGCAAGCAGGAGCCCGTCGCCCTGGAATGGCTTGGCTACGACTCCTACGGGCAGCCCGATCCCGCTTCGCCGGTCATCAAGATGGTGGAGGACAAATTCAATGCCAAATTCAAGTTCTGGTATGTCGATCCGAACAAATGGGACGATAACGTCAACGTCCGGCTCGGGGCCGGGGAAATGCCCGACGTCATCAAGGTAAGAACCCAGAAGAACCTCGTCAACTATATCGACCAGGGCGTGCTGGCTCCCATATCGAGGGACCTGATCGATAAGTTTGCTCCTACCTATGCTAAATATTTGGACACCACTTACCCGGAAACGTGGGATTACGTGAAGAGCGGAGGAAAGCTGTACGGCATTCCGGCCACCACGACTCCTTACTCGACCTTGGTGGTATGGCGGGAGGAGTGGCTGAAGAACGTCGGCATCACCAAGGTGCCGGAGACGCTCGCCGAATTCGAGGACGCCCTGTACAAGTTCCGGAACAACGATCCGGATAAGAACGGGAAGAAGGACACGTACGGGCTTTCGGACTTTGGCATCCCCGCCATTATGGGCGCGTTCGGCTTCCCGCCGATCGACGACTTCAGCCAGGCCGCGAAAGCGAACCCGACCCGGGCCGTCGGCCTTACGCTGAAGGACGGGAAGATCGTGTTCGCTTCCATTCAGCCGGAGATGAAGGAAGCGCTGGCGCTCCTGCAGAAATGGTACAAAGACGGCATCATCGATCCCGAGTTCATCACCTCGGAGAATACGACCGGCTATTGGGCCAACTCCCAGGCCTTCTTCAACAACCGGATCGGATTAACCGGGAAGACCCAGCCGGCTCACTGGCGGAACGAGCTGAATCCCGACAATCCCGGGGATAAGGGCGGTGTCGTCTGGCAGGACTTCAAGAAGGCCCAGCCGAACGGGAACATCGTCTTCGGCAAGCCACCGGTCGGACCGAAGGGCCTGTCGGGCACCCCGCAGTGGTCTTCCTATAACGGTGCCATCGGCATCACCACCAAGGCGGCCAAGGATCCGCGCAAGGTGGAGACGGTCCTGAAGATGATGGAAGCCGCCGCCACGGACTATGAGTACTACATGAACGTCCGGTACGGCATGAAAGGGGAAGGCTGGAAGGAGGAGAACGGTAAATTCATAGATCTGTCCGGCGGCCTGTCGGCGGGCGATTCCCAGCAGAAGGGCCGCAATGTTCTCCACGTCCAGGTCAATTACGATCCGTTCATGAAGAAGAAGGACCCGTTTACCTTCTCCTTCGGGGACAAAGTGGCCGGTTTTAAAGGGTATATGAATATGTTCCTGCCGTACACCGACGAATACGACAAGTATGCGGCCACGCTCGGCAAAATGACGGTCGAGACGTACTTCAAAATCATTACGGGCGAGCAAGGCGTAGAGGCCTTCGACGAGTACGTCAAGAAGTTCAAGGAAAGCGGCGGAGACAAGGTCGAAAAGGCACTCAACGAAGCCTACCAGAAGACGCAGGGCAAATAG
- a CDS encoding amino acid ABC transporter ATP-binding protein, which yields MIHINNLQKTYGETAVLKDVNVTIAEGEVVSIIGPSGAGKSTLLRCINLLEVPTAGELTVDQKPVHYRANRKGKLTMMSQYRLQWLRTRVGMVFQQFNLWPHKTVLQNVIEGPTVIHRLPKAEAVRKAEELLDKVGLLHKAGEYPGNLSGGQQQRVAIARALAMEPKVMLFDEPTSALDPELVNEVLELMVRLAKEGMTMIVVTHEMNFARNISDRVLFMEQGQITRQGPPDELFGNPDARMAQFMRSLSHNVDTKGA from the coding sequence ATGATCCATATTAATAATCTTCAGAAAACCTACGGGGAAACCGCCGTCTTGAAGGACGTCAATGTCACGATCGCGGAAGGCGAGGTCGTCTCGATCATCGGCCCAAGCGGAGCCGGCAAAAGCACCCTGCTGCGCTGCATCAATCTGCTGGAGGTTCCGACGGCGGGCGAGCTGACCGTCGACCAGAAGCCCGTCCATTACCGGGCGAACCGCAAAGGCAAGCTGACGATGATGTCACAGTACCGGCTGCAGTGGCTGCGCACCCGGGTCGGGATGGTGTTTCAGCAGTTCAACCTCTGGCCCCACAAGACCGTCCTGCAAAATGTGATCGAAGGCCCGACCGTGATCCACCGGCTGCCAAAGGCGGAGGCCGTCCGGAAAGCGGAGGAGCTTCTGGACAAAGTCGGCCTGCTGCACAAGGCTGGGGAATACCCCGGGAACCTGTCGGGCGGCCAGCAGCAGCGTGTCGCGATCGCCCGGGCACTGGCCATGGAACCCAAGGTCATGCTGTTCGACGAGCCGACGTCGGCCCTCGATCCGGAGCTCGTCAACGAAGTTCTCGAGCTTATGGTACGGCTCGCCAAGGAAGGAATGACGATGATTGTCGTGACTCACGAGATGAATTTTGCCAGAAACATCTCGGACCGGGTGCTGTTTATGGAGCAGGGCCAAATCACGAGACAGGGTCCTCCCGATGAGCTCTTTGGAAATCCGGATGCCCGGATGGCTCAATTTATGAGAAGCTTGTCCCACAACGTAGATACGAAGGGAGCTTGA